The Juglans regia cultivar Chandler chromosome 1, Walnut 2.0, whole genome shotgun sequence nucleotide sequence GGATGGAGATCAAATGTATTAGAAAATTTGGAATCTCCCAATATTGTTGAGTTCCAAACACATTACGACCAATATTTCTGCAAAATTTGAAGCTAATTACTGAGAAGATGGAATCCACTCATCTCCTTGGATAAAATTCTGGACAGATTATGTGAGTATGTGCCCTGTCGGGATTTGGCTACTTCATGTTACCCTCTGGGACAAATTAGAGCCTGGTCCAGAATTCCAAAATTCCCCATAATAGAGTGTTTTCAATGCAAAATCGTCATCCCATGGTATTCAGTCTTCTAGTGTAATAAGAACTTCTAAGTTGCAGTGTATAAAAACTAGCCTTAAGTACAGCTTCCATGGCCTCCCTAAATAATTAATGTATACTTTGGGATTGTTATGATACAGTACCATGTATTCCATGGTGCCATTTATCAAGCAATtctgaaaaacaaaacatgtggaTTGTGCAGGGTCATTTCTGCTATGTGAagtgatagtgatagtatttTCCTTGCCCTTTGCTAGATCTACTTGTCGGGACAGACTAAGATCTGACAGTCTTCAAAAACTGATGTTGAGTTTCCAAAAATGAAATCCACATTTGCCTGGATGCGGCATAATTTGTAGAATTGGTGAAGGGAGCAGCATAGAGTGTATCTTGATTGCCTAAGAATTTGCACTTCTCAATGAGCCACTGTCGAATTAATGCTATTAACTATGGTGCAGCGTGCAGGCATTGCAGAAGCCTAGGCTAATGTGCAAACTTGTAATGTTTATGCAAAGTGGTTGGAAAACTTGAtccattcataattataatcCGCTACACAAGTTTAAACAATTGAAACCTCAAATTTGTAACCTCAAAGTCATTAACCATCTCATTAGTGGAAATTCTACCTGGCTTATCCCCGTTCTGTATCTTTACTTGAGGTCATTTCCCTCATAGTTTGATGGTTAACACTACAATCGCTTCTTTTATAAGCATTTTATCAAACCTCAAGAGACATGAAATTGGTTTGTCTCACACTGTGTTAAGAGTATAAGGGTTGTCCAACAGACAAAATGTCAGTCACAGTCTCACAGAAGAGCATTCATGCTACATAACAAATTGTTTCTTTCCATGTCACTCCAcgactataactatcatttctaaAAAATCTATGAGTCTCAAGTACTACCCAAAGTTTGATTGGTTCTAttttattaagagtaatattagatacaattttaagataCGTAAGTTCCACACactctttaagaaaaaattggtatctattattaaaaaattaatttttcatatgggtTCTAAAGTTACccatattttttgaaaagagtaTACAAAACTTGCAAACACTAGAGACTGCAAATATCATATGTATATAACTACAACCATCTACCTCAGACTAACAACCACAAAGTATCAACAATCACTGCCGCACAGCTGCACAACACAATACAAGTTGTTGGCCCTAAAAAATAGCTCATTGTTTAGACTGCTTCCCATCAACCACCATAACCACTCTCTTGGAGTTTGGGTCTAGAAAATACTTCACAAGATCCTTCTAAtctattttttaggatttttttttttttttttatgtagctTTGTCAAATTTGGCTCGAGGCATTTGCTAAGATTCTTCCCCTCTATCGGTTTACATTTTTTATGGTATTGCCATTGTGATGATACaaataacaatgaaaataataataattagtagaAGGTGAGGCATGccaaacatttaaaaaaggTGTCATATTCATTGGTTTTCCGACTACAATGAGGTTGTTTGATAATGTAGCATTGTTTGGTAGCATGAACCCAAAAAAACAGCAGCTAGGTAATAATTTCCTAAGCCATAAATGTAACACCTCATATAACTAGATGAGTAGTGAATAAAATCATCCAATATTTAGGAAGAACTTGTTGACATTTATAACGACTTCAATAACGCTAGAATTCTAACTTTTAACTTGTTGTTCCGAATATAAGCCTCGGCGTAGTTTGAACTTTTCTTATGTTATCACAAATGATATTAAACTCAAGTTGATCATTTAATAGTGTGGAATGTAAGTGTGTCAAAACATAGCCTTGCAAGGGCGTTACACATATTAAAGGGGAAATGTAACACCATATTTCTCTAGAAAGGTAGTGAATGAAATTTCACGTTGTCAAAGTTCTTGACATTAATAATGATTTCAATTGAATTTCACTTATGCTAAAGGCCTGTGGATTATTATTCTCTCGAGTTTCACGTATCCTGCAAGTCAAGAAATTGATGGCCAAATGCCAATGCCTTTGTATCATTACTAGCATTGAAAAAGTCCATGTTATTCGGTATTGTCTAtgtcatttttctctctttaacATTTGTTCAACGTGCGACTTTGTAGGTGGCAACCTCCTACATCAAAATTCAATGAGTAACAGTGACCctgtggaaatttaaaaaagaataaataaataagttttattttatacgaCGAAGTAGAAATTACACCCATCCAACTCTCATCTACCTCCCCTAGAGTTACAAAACAGATGCTAGGAGAGAGAAGACTAGCAACATGCTCAAGCATAAGAGCCCCACTGTGAAGAGATACCACATATGAATGGAGATCAAACGTAGTCGAAAATTTGGAATCTCCCAATGTTGTTGAGCTCCAGACACATTTCGGCCAATATTTTTGCAAAAATTGAAGCTAATTACGAAGAAGATGGAATCCACTCATCTCCTTGGATAAACTTCTCGACAGAATATGAGAGTATGTGATCTTTCGGGATTTGGCTACTCCAGGTTACTCTTTGGGACAAATTAGAGCCTGGTCCAGAATTCCCAAATTCCCCATAATAGAGTGTTTTCAATGCAAAATCGCCATCCCATGGCATCCAGCCTTCTGGTGTAATAAGAGCTTCTAAGTTACAGTTTATAAAAACTGTCCTTGAGTACTCCTTCCATGGCCTCCCTAAATAATTACGGTGTACTTTGGGATTGTTATGATATAGTACCATGTATTCCTCAGTGCCATTTATCAAGCAATTCTGAAAAACAAAACCTGTGGATTGTGCAGGGTCGTTTCTGCTATGTGCAGTGATAGTATTTTGCTCGCCCTTTGCTGGATCTACTTGTCGGGGGGAGACTAAGATCTGACAGTCTTGAAAAATTGATGCTGAGTTTCCAAAAATGAAATCCACATTTCCTTGGATGCGGCATGATTTGTAGAATTGGCGGAGGGCACGAGGATAGAGTGTATCTTGATGGCCTAAGAATTCACAGTTCTCAATGACGGATAGATCACTGTCTGATCTGAAGGCCACTGCTTGGTGTGCATTAGGACCAGCCGTATTCTGGATTGTGAGGCCGTTGGCCATGAATCCATCACCAAGAACACCTGTTCCAAAATGATTCAAACATAAGGAACaagaatggaattttttttcaaagcaactcTAGAACAAGAAGGGATTAACCCAAGTCAATGGTTAAAATAATGACTCAAGAACTTAATAGTCTTGGGCATTAATCATAAACTTTATTTGGTACGGAATGTATACAATGTAAGGTGACAAACTGATGGAAAAACCTAAGGATAAATGCTACTTGCAAGCACATGGTGTAAACGGCTTACAATCATCATAGCCACGTCagtgtattttcatttttccttctctctcttaatttttctctctctctttcagaaTTTTAAGTTGTCATCCCTCCATCTCCTCGCTCCTTTCTCCTCCAaccgacctctctctctctctctctctctctctctcgtataaGTAGACTGCCACCATTCTAAACAAACTTcaattactatttttctttcttctttttcggTGTTTCTTTGTTTGCATTTGAGCACAAAGTAACTAAAAGACtagattttgttttgctttctaACATTTTGATATTTAGCATCGGATTTAAGGGAGTGAAGGCGAACTCAAGGTTGAAAGCGCTCTCGATCTGAGCCTATGAAGTTTCTCTAACTTTTATTGATTCTAGGTTTAGGCTTTTGGACTAGTTCTATGAGTGCACGTGTCTAAGATGGGGGAACACTGAAAAGCACccagagagggaaagagagagagagagagagacatgggAACCATGGGAGAGGCAAGCTCCATTCTAAAGCTACCACTCATTTCCGTCCCAACCCCATGATGCAAACCCCACTACTCCACTCCTCAGCCTCAGTCCCATTTCATTGGGATGAAGAGCCAGGCAAGCCCAGGCCCTACACCACTCTCACCAACCTCACCACCAAGTGCTCGAAACTTCCTCCAAGGTTGCTCTTTGATACAAAATTGCCTTCCCCCACCACTGTCTTGGAGGGTTCTTTTGTGGGCAAGTCTCTATTTCAGTCTGCTTCCTTTAGAATCACTTATGGGGAGTGCTATGGACCAATCTTCAAATGCTACAAAGTCCAACTGCCATgggaataaaaaagagagagagaaagagagaggtcttattttacttatttttcttttttgccttttttttttattttttttattccacatAAAACCGAATAAACAGCCGCTTACCTACCGTTTGCACGCCCCGAAGTGAAAACCTAAGTGCAAAAGGCTGTAAAATCAACTAGAATAATTTATCATGAGCACCTCCCCAACAGTATTTATTGACTCCATCCACAaccttgaaaataaaaacaaatatccaaaaagaaaagacaaaacaaTAACAAGGAAGACTTACCAACTGTAGCTGTGTGGTATGTCGAAAGCCCAAGCATGCCGACGTTCAACGACCCCGTAATGACCGTTTTGCCCATCCCGTCTCCTAAAAACACCACGTTCTTCTTCTCTAATGGGATTCTGACGATTTCCTCGTATACCCCCTCCTTTATATGTATCACGAACTTCCGTTGCCCGGCGTTATCAGGTGTGGCGTTCACTGCCTCCTGCACCGTCTTGTAGCACCCGCCACTCCCGTCCTTACACACGGTCGCGTCCGCCTTTAGCTTCGACGGGAAGCCGCCCCGGAAATCCAACCCAGAGCCGCCACTTCCCTCCCAGAACTGATCCCGCTCGGTCTTGGGCGGGGCCCACGACCCGATCTCGTTCCCGAAAATACCGTACGAGAACACCATGCTCAGCGCGTTACTCGTGAGCCTAGCCAACGAGTCCAGAAGCGACATTGTCGAGTTCACCATCTGGGTGTCGTTCACTAACTTGAGCGCGGACCAGCAACCTTGTTGGTATTGCAAGGAGGCGCTCAACCAGATCCTCGCATCCTTGATCCTTCCATGTGGCAGTGCGTCTTCGGTAGTCCGAGAGATCCGGTACTCGGAGTTTGAGAGGGACTCCAGGCAGTTTTTGGCAGTCGAGGTGAGGTTCACATTCCCGGCAGAGGAGTCCAAGATGGACTTGACCATGGATTGGGCGGTGTGGAGGTTCTGGGAGGAGACCCAGATAGCGGACTGGATGAGCTGGAGAGGGGTGGGGTTGGGGGGCACGTGGTTGGATTGGGTCAAAGAGGTCTCGCATGGGATAGGGAAGAGAGTGGCCTTGCAGGCCTGGCGGATCGCGGGAGAGATGGAGGAGGGAGCATCAGGACTGGGTTTGACGGCACCGGtagagagggaaagaaaaaggacaAGGGAGACAAAGAAGATGCAGGCCATGGAAATTACAAGAAGTGTGGATGGCTTAGAAAACAGGAAGGTGTTGGAGCTTGCTTTTATGGACAAGTTTTGTGGATTTTCTTTGATGAGTAGTGGCCATATCGAATCGATCCACTAAAATAGCGCGCAGTGGAAAAGGACAATGGAAGGCGGGGCTGGGTTCACGGGAGATTGATGGGGATTGGTAAGACTCAAAAAGTCACGGGTTGTTATGGTTATTCGGTAGGGGAGAAGTTGAGCGAGCTGTGCGCCAGCGTCTTCGTATACAAACTCAAACCGTCAAACGGCTGGGGGAATGCTCTGTTTGGACTTTTCATGATTCCAAGTGATGTATCATGCGACCGACAATGCAAtttattataaacaaaatacagAGAAAGAGGATAATAAGATCACGAGTTCTAATCCCCCCACAAAAACGTCCTTTCTTAATaacttactaaaaaaaaaaaactagggaAGTCAATAATAGTTATTACGTACAGATAAGTTAAGTGTACCACAAAGtgttagaaataataaaaatgtgttTTCTACGAAGTTTGCTCAGTGGTTTTGAGGAGTTTGAGCTATTAAATTTTCCCTTGTCATCTTCCCCTTATACTTCTCTGgtgactcaaaatactcgaagAAATCACAAACAGACTTCAACTCCATCTCAACAAGTAAGGCAAATTAACCTTGTCTAGTCGCAGTAGCCTCGTGATCTCTCTCCTGCATGAACTTGCTGCGCGGCGCACAGCACATATGATGATATATCATCACAACATAAGAACCTCTACCACCCATCCTTGccaaaaaaaaagcaaattatAACTCGATGGAAGAATTGAAATTATGTCATTATTCCAAGTTTTGGCAATTGGCagtggtctctctctctctctcttttttctttttttttttcttttttttttttaaatcttatttcacGAACTTAAAATACTTTTGCCAACAGTTTGCTTATAAAAATGGTGCGCCAGAGGGTTCCAATGCAATTCACACTagtgtaattaattattttttttctaactagTTTAGTGTTCACACTAtcatctctcttttcttttcttttttatttactttttcttttttttgtaaatagggTTTAGGAATATGAAGGCTAATGGtacatttgggtagtgagaagtgttaagaagtgttgagaatgtttgtgaatagttatgagtagagattagagtgagtttgtgggtctcattgagagtattttgagttgtttggatgtgtgaagtatattgagttgttgacttttgagtaggaagttgaaaaatgtgtgggtcccataaatattataatgattttatttttagtaataaatattataatgattttattatagtgattttttaatatcaataaatattgtagtgattttattttacttttatatataataatgataaatattataatgattttatttttaatttatatataatagtgataaatattataatgattttatttatatatatataatagtgataaatattatagtaatgttattttttatttatatattatagtgattttattttttatttatatattataatgattttattttttatttatatattatagtgattttattttttatttatatattatagtgattttttttatttatatattataatgattttttttatttatatttaatagtaataaatattatagtgattttattttttatttatatgtaatagtgataagcattatagaatgtttgtgaatagttatgagtagagattgaagtgggtttgtgggtcccattgagagtattttaagttgtctggcatgtgaagtatttttaaaagcatgaaaatacttgaaacgtgttgaggatactttagtacccaaacatagccttactCTCAGTATTTTTGCGTATGTACCATGGTAAGATTGCACTATTctattcatgttcatgttcatttatgtatatgataattatttataatatgttatgccatgtcatccattactgttacatgttattttgTAACATGCCACCAATACCATGTCCTCATCCTTGTGACAATGTCATTCTGTTACATTCCATGAATGTCATGTTATAAACATTAAGtatgtcataaaatatttccaaaTCATGCAtgagtcttttattttatcatgaacCCAAGTACTAGGATGAGAagtatcctagtggaactcatttgtcTACTATGGAGTGTTTAAATTGGATGTGAAATCCCTTTGAGTTGACAAATTATAGTCAATAGGTTTTGAGTGGGATGTAAGTAGTTTTCAGAATGAAGTCAAACACCGAACGTCGGTTGTAACACTAGGCCCAGGCCTAGGAGGAGAGCCCACTCGCCAATAACACGTCGTTCTTCATAACTCTCTTCctcttttccctcttctttctcTCCCACTCCCCTAACGTTTTCTCCCTCCTCCCTATTTTCGCTCTTGCCATTCTCCCCAAATCCCCCGTCCATGCTATTTCAATTTGCACTCACAACTCCCTCTCCTTCTCACCAGTTCCTCCCTCTACCTTGTTAGGGCTACCGATGCATCTATATAGAAAGGATTGTTTGCAAATTCTAGCCACTCGTTTTGGCCATTATCTTGGGACGGATAATGCTACCTCGAATCGAACTAGAGCATCGGGTGCAAGAATCGGTGTCGAAGTGGATTTGTTGACGAAACTAGTGCAGGGGTTCCCCATTATTTTATCCCCCACTAAGTGTATTTGGCAAGAGGCACGGTATGAAAAAAAGGGGTTGTATTGTCACAAATGTTTTCGTCAGGGACACACTTCTGTGGTTTGCAGGGTTGGTAAGACGCGCAAGGAAGAAatcaagcaaaaacaaaaaaaagatgtGGCAGCCGAAAGTGCATCATGGTAGAAGCgagtctaatattattcaaacaatttcGGATCAGAATAAATAGAGGGACCCAATCAATTAATTGCAGGGGAAGCTATGAAGAACTCTGTTGTGGATGGCCAGGATATGCAGGCACCTAAGGAAGAGAAGAAGGGTGGGCCAACGCAGGAAGTTGTGAATGGTGATGGTTTGCATGTGAATGGAGATATTAATTCTCAATGTAAGGAGGAGAACTGTGAGGAGGTTTGGTACGATGTTAACCCTGGCGCATCTAGTAAAATATTGGTGCCTCGGAGTGAGGCCACGATGCCTCTTCCAGTGGTGATATTATGCAACGTTCCTGATAGTAATGATGTGGCTTCAGTTGATTTGCCTCAGGATGAGGAGGCTTAGGGTGTAGATGTTATATCGGGTTTTGTTTCAGATAGGGAGGAAAGGGAACTTCCATCAGTCTTGGGGAAGGACAAAGTCTATGACTCAGATGTGGAGACAAGACTTTACGTAAGGCAATGCGCAAGTCTTTACGGGTTCATACCCGAcctcaaaaaattaatttatgattgaTACTATTTTTTCTGGAATGTGAGGGGGTTAGGCCGAtcaagaaagagattgaagagcTTAGTCTCAAAGTATAATGCTTCTCTGGTTGTGATCTCGAAACCTTTTACTGAGGCAGCTCGTATGCCCATTCTTggtaattttctcaattttcctTATTGTTGTTCTAACGAGGTAGAGGGGAGAAAGCTATGGATTTTCTGGAGGGTCCCTAACGCTTTTGAGATTTTATGTTGCTCGGCTCAAATGATTACTGGTTGGTTTGATATGGATAATAAAAGAATTCTCGTTTCTTTTGTTTACGCTAAATGTACTCAAGCTTAAAGACAAATTCTTTGGAGGGATTTAGAAGAGGTGCAAGTGGTGGAACATCCCTGGCTAGTAGTGGGGGTTTTTAATTCTATTTGTAATGACTCGGAATGCATTGGTGGCAAGCCTCAACCACTAGCTTCGATGTTGGGTTTTAATAATTGTTTAGATCAGTGCGGTCTCTTTGATCTCTCTAGTGGAGGGAATAACTTGTCATCAACAATGCTTTCTCATCTCAGTTTTTGTTTACGCAGCTGGAATATTTGAGGAGAAAAACTTCTGATCATTGCCCGATGTTAGTACATTTTGATTGGCCACATACATCTTATGGTCCATCTCCTTTCCAGTTTCAAAACATGTGGTGCTCACATGAGGGTTTTTTGGCTTGTGTGGAGGCCTGGAATAGGTTGGATTCGGCTAGGTGTCTTTTGAAACTAGCTATCCATCTTAAAGACACCTAAATGGCCTTACAAGCTTAGAACAAAAATATCTTTGGTCGAGTGGAGGTTATCTTAAAGGACCTGGAGGCTCGGTTGGAGAACCTGGAACATCAACTCCAGCTTGGGTACTCACAGGAAGTGGAAGCTGAATTTTTGGTGACTAAAATTGAGTTGCAGCTTTGGGAGAATCGAGAGGCAACACGTCTTCGCTAGATAGCTAAGACAACTTGGCTACTTGAAGGAGACCAAAATACTCGGTTTTATCACTCAGTGATTAATTAGTGGCGCAAACAAGGACTTATTTCTCATATGGTGCTTTCGGATGGGAGGGTTTTGGAGAATGTCGAGGCTGTGCTCAAGGTGCCACTacctattttcatgattttcttacaGAGGACACGGGGGTAGATAATGcagatttttcttctttaattgctCCAATTGTTTCTTGTGTTGAAAATGAGATGCTTTGTATGGCGCCGTCTAAGAAGGAGGTGAAAGAAGAAACTTTCTCCATTCTTAAGCAAAGTAGTCTAGGTCCTGATGGGTTTAGTTCGGCTTTCTATATtgcttgttgggatattgttatACAAGATGTGATTGAGGCGGCGCGAGAGTTCTTTAGTGGGGTACCTCTACCCAGGTTTTTTTCCTCCTCCCTTATTGTTCTTATTCCAAAAGTGCAGGATCCATcgagttttgataaattccaTCCTACAAGTTTATGTTCAGCGGCttacaagattttttcaaaaattcttgTTAAAAGAATGACTCAGATTATTCACAAGTTGGTTTCTCCATAACAAGGTGCTTTTGTGCCAGGTAGAAGAATCTTAGAAAATATTACGCTTTCACAAGAGATAGTTCATtctttgaataagaaaattacAAGTGGAAATGTGATgataaaaattgatatggcgAAGGCATATGATCGAGTTGATTGGTGTTTTTTATTGGCAGTTCTTAAAGCTTTcgatttctcttctctttttgtcGATTAGTAGGGGAGTGTATGAAGTCTCCATGGTTTTCAGTAATGATGAATGGGACCTTTAAAGGTTTTTTCCAACCAACTTGTGGTTTACGGCAAGGAGACCCTCTatctccatatttatttattgtgatggAAAAACTCTTGACAAGGctgctaaaaaataattttgaacaaAGTAGGTTTGGAAGCTTCCATCATCCAACTGGGGCTCCGTTGATTTCCTACTTATTGTATGCAGATGATCTCTTAATTTTTGTTAATGGTGGGAAGCGCTCTATTCGGAGACTTGCTGAGATTCTTGGAATTTATGGAACATGGTTGGGGCAGTTGATTAGCAAAGAAAAGTCTGCTCTGTATCTGTCCAAGTCCATTACCTCATCTCAAGTACGCGCACTATTGAGGCTAACTGGTTTTCGGGAAGGAAATTTTCCTGCTACTTATTTGGGTGCAACTCTTGTGTCGGGGAGGCTTATGACTAGATTTATTGAACCTCTTGTGGAAAAAGTTAGGAAAAACGTTGTAGGGTGGAAATTCAAATTACTTTCTCAAGGGGGAAGGTTGATCTTTCTGAGACATGTTCTATCGAGCATGCCTATTCATATCCTTTCCGTGATAAATGTGTTGTTGGCTACCATTGCTtgaattaattctattttgtcTAATTTTTCTCTGGGGGAATGTTAATGGCATAAGGAAGATGAAATGGTGGCTTGGCCGAAATTGTGTATGCCTACGGAGGAGGTTGGTTTGTGTTTTAGAGATTTCAAGGAGGTTCAACGTGCACTTCACATGAAATTTTCATTTAGATTGATGACCACTAACTCTTTATGGACTAATTTTTTCAGGGCAAAATACCTTAAGGATGGTCATGTTTCTTTAGCCACTGCGAATTACAATGGGTCTCACTTATGGAGATTAATCCTTTTAGTTTTACCTAAGGTTTCCGACAATGTCAAAGTGCTGGTGAGAGGAGGGAAGGCATCTTTTTGGTATGATAGGTGGCTAGCATCGGGGCCACTTTCTGTGCAGGTGGAGGATATTGACAATGCCAAGCTTCGTATAAATGACTGCTGGCTGGAGAACAATTGGGAAGTGGGACGTTTGACGTAACTCGTTGGGAAGGAGGCCACCTTGAAAATTATTCAGAACTCTTATGCGGGTAAAACAGGGCTTGATTTATTTGTGTGGCAACCATCCAATGATGGCAGGTTTTTGACATCTAGTGCATGGGACATGATTCGAAAGAGAGATGATTAGATGTAATGGAAGGAGTGGATCTGACACCATTCATTGCCTAAACGAGTTTCCATTTGTGTATGGAaagcttatttttgttttcttgctgTTGATGAGAGGGTGCAG carries:
- the LOC108999516 gene encoding probable pectinesterase/pectinesterase inhibitor 51; translation: MACIFFVSLVLFLSLSTGAVKPSPDAPSSISPAIRQACKATLFPIPCETSLTQSNHVPPNPTPLQLIQSAIWVSSQNLHTAQSMVKSILDSSAGNVNLTSTAKNCLESLSNSEYRISRTTEDALPHGRIKDARIWLSASLQYQQGCWSALKLVNDTQMVNSTMSLLDSLARLTSNALSMVFSYGIFGNEIGSWAPPKTERDQFWEGSGGSGLDFRGGFPSKLKADATVCKDGSGGCYKTVQEAVNATPDNAGQRKFVIHIKEGVYEEIVRIPLEKKNVVFLGDGMGKTVITGSLNVGMLGLSTYHTATVGVLGDGFMANGLTIQNTAGPNAHQAVAFRSDSDLSVIENCEFLGHQDTLYPRALRQFYKSCRIQGNVDFIFGNSASIFQDCQILVSPRQVDPAKGEQNTITAHSRNDPAQSTGFVFQNCLINGTEEYMVLYHNNPKVHRNYLGRPWKEYSRTVFINCNLEALITPEGWMPWDGDFALKTLYYGEFGNSGPGSNLSQRVTWSSQIPKDHILSYSVEKFIQGDEWIPSSS